The genomic region AAAAATCCCTAAATTCCCAAATTGATTTCTAGGGTTAATTTATGTGCTCTTATACCATGTGAACTATATCTTAGATATTCAATGTGAAAAGTAATTCTCTCtgtatattcatcaataattgtcacacatatatatacgagttatatctttaatataagaattcaAATCAAATACTAACTCCTAAGTAAATTCCTAATTATTCTCTTATTATGTATAGCTCTGTACACTCCTAATTAATATGTAATAGTTGTAACACTGTTAAACTTTAATCTAGAAAAtctattaggttgaaaaggCAACAAGATGTCATAGAACGGTTGAAAAGGCAACAAGATGTCATAGAAAATGGACTATATAGATGATTTGAAGTAGGGTACACTTAGTTGGGTTCTTTGGACTTAGGAGCAGCCGGTTGTTGTTCAACCCCAACAATGGGGACAAAGCATAGTTgcttcaatttttaattttgcagCTGATAGCTGTTAGGAACCTAACTAGCTGCTGGTTCAAAAGGCTCTAAAATggaggtttttttttttccttttaaattcaataactATAGCTGTTAGGACCTCTTTGAGTTCTGACACAATTCTTTTGTTAGCATTTAGTAATGAttaatatacatttttttctAATCAAGTTGCTtataatttgacaaaataattgaaaaaaggTGTGAAGTACTACCATACacaattcttaaaattattattgtttttgtaATGTGCATTAGAACATTTATTTGTTGTAAAcatcaaaggaaaaagatgAAATGGAGGTCTAttaattggtaatttctaTACTATTTATTGAATCCATAAAACATAAAGAAGGATaaacaacaagaaaataatatagtatATTAGAAAAGTAAGTAATGCATCCTTAATGGTTATTGGACGTATCAATAGTAATAGCTGGAATGGTTTTACCAAACTGTTTACATTCGTCAGTTATCACctaataaccactacccatCAATCAACAACTGCTGGCTATTAGTTATCATTCAATAGTGTTTTGATGCCATGCTACAGTTTCAATATGATAATGTGGTTAAACCATATTCACTTACATTTGAATTTGTGAACAAATTGTAATTAAGTTGGTCTTTTCAATTGTCAGATTCAGTCTCATATTTTCTCTTCATTCCCCTTCCTCCCCCTCTTCTGGTAGGATTACTAGTTGATTCAAAGGAACAGGTTTAGCAAATTTACTATCAAAAACAACTAATTCAATCATGTCAGAAATGATTGCATAAACCTATTTTCTTAGTGAATAATACCCAAATTGGAACCATCTTTTTCAGCTTGCATTTCAGTCAAGTTGCCAATAATTCTATAATGCAGAGTCCTACTAATCTGTTGAACTTAATGAATGAGTTATCtggtaaattttttctttttggattgtgAAATTTGAAGTCTGGTatggaatattttttaattacaacctCTCATTTGTGTGTTGATATTCTCTACAACCATTATTCCGATCTGATAAAATCAAAAACTTTGTTTGGATTGTGCATCTCTGTAAATAAATGGGCATTTCCATTTAACCTgaaatttctgatttttgaGTCTacttaaatatttgatttccAATTTTCATCTGAGTCAATTGATGCAAAGTTGTGTAAATTGCTGATGTGGTTTCTTTATAGGGTTTATTCAGCTTTTATTTGGTAATCTTGCAGTTTGTTTCCTGGTTATATATTCTAGCTTATGATACATGTAGGTCACTGAAGATTTCCTTCCTATCATTTCAAGAATTAAAGCCACCACAGCCCCCCTTGGCGGTCCAAAGGGAGAGATATTATATGCTCGAGATCATGATGCTGTTTGGTTCAAGGGAAAACGGTTTGCACCATCAGTTTGGGCTGGTACTCCTGGGGAAGAACAAATTAAACAGCTTAAACCTGCTATGGATTCTAAAGGTAGAAAAGTAGGTGAGGAATGGTTCACTACCATCAAGGTGGAGGATGCTTTAAGGAGGTCTGCTTCCttcttttttgtaatttttcatataaCGCCATGAAAATTTTCTGTGGTAGACCCAAATTACTACAGTctattgttttaatttctaataggTTTGTGATTATTGTTGTTTTACCTCTATTTAGGTATCATGATGCAAGTGAAAAGGCAAAGGCAAGGGTCTTGGAATTGTTGAAGGGACTCTCTGCTGAGTTGCAGACAAAGATCAATATCCTTGTTTTTGCTTCAATGTTGCTTGTTATAGCGAAGGCCCTATTTGCTCACGTGAGGTTGgcttgtttaattttttgggTAACCTTTTCCAGTATTCTTTAAGAAACCGTTACAGTAAATATCACTCCATTTGCTCTGGCAGTGTCTATTTGACAAAGTCCCCGAAATATTGTCAGTGAGCTAAGAGAGTTTTGAATGCTGATAAAGATCTGTTTTGCACTCACTTATATAAAACTTGATTGGATCGGATTTTCTTCAGTTCAGTTAAATATCATCAATTGGAGAAGGATAAAAATTGATTACTTTTCTGACCAAGTAGTAATTGATCCGAGTGAGCTGATAACTTTATGTTATTCCAagtgttttcttttaaatatgtCTGTGAATTCATGATTTTAACTCAAATATTGAGTTATGAAAATGAACACACATCTGATAGCATTGAAGTTTATCGCACACTTTTGTTTAGAGCTGCTGTTCTTTGGTGAGGCTAATTACCCTTAGACTTAACCCAGCTGACTCTGGTCATTTTCTCATGCATTAATTGATGCTTGACTATAAGACAAGCCAGTAGCTTTTATTCCGTCATTGTTTTGGGACTTCATGTGTGGGCATATTAATGCTGCTACATTTTGGGTCATGTTTCAGTATATAATACTTGTGTTTCTCAAGCGATATTTTAATCTTGGCTTCATTGAATTATGACAGTGAAGGGAGACGAAGGAAATGGGTTTTCCCCACTCTTATTGCGCTTGATACGTCAAAGGTAGAGTGGAACTTGTCTGATTAGTTGAATTGATATGCTCAAGTTTCTGAAGGCATAGTATTTGTATTCATGTATGCTAAATTCCATCAGTATTTAACAATGCTAGTATTTGACTGAATCTTCAACCACCTTATAAACTCCATGGTGTGCTCCTGTTGTATGATTCTCCCATCAAGAAGtcattatttacttttatgtgTCTCCTTTGATCTTTTGCGTGCAGGACATAAAATCACTGGATAGAGCTAATGGAATGAAATTAATTGCCCTGTCTCCTTACTGGCTTGATGCAGCAGAAGGCAATGCTGTTCATAATACAGTTGATATGCAGTCCTTGGTTCTTCTGACAGGGCCAAATGGAGGCGGTAAATCTAGTTTGCTTCGATCAATTTGCGCATCTGCATTACTTGGAATATGTGGGTTTATGGTGCCTGCAGAATCAGCCACCATTCCTCACTTTGATTCCATTATGCTTCACATGAAATCTTATGATAGTCCTGCTGATGGGAAAAGTTCATTCCAGGTATTTAAGTGTATTGTGCCTTGTTTATGCTAATTACACCATTGCCTATAGCCACATATTGTCCATCTGATGAAGTATCAACATCTTAGGTGGAAATGTCAGAAATTCGGTCTCTCATAGCTGGAGCCTCGTCAAGGAGTCTTGTACTCATAGATGAAATATGCCGAGGGACAGAAACAGCAAAAGGGACTTGTATTGCTGGAAGCATTGTTGAAACTCTTGATAAAATTGGTTGTCTGGGTATTGTATCAACGCACTTGCATGGAATCTTTGATTTGCCACTTGATACCAAGAACACCATGTATAAAGCAATGGGAACAGAATATGTTGATGGACAAACAAAACCAACTTGGAGGTTGAGAGATGGAATCTGTAGGGAAAGCCTTGCTTTTGAAACAGCAAAGAGGGAAGGGATCCCTGAAACAATAGTTCAAAGAGCTGAAGACTTGTACTTTTCTGCTTATGCCAAACAAGTTTCTCCAGAGAGGCTTGAAGACAACATAAGACAATTTTGTTCTGGTGGTCCACCAAAGGAAGCTACAGCAGGAAGTTTTCATGATAATACAAAATCagcaaagaaaatggaagTCATAGAGAAGAAGGATGTTGAGACTGCTATAACCATAATATGCCAGAGGAAGCTAATTGAGCTCTACAAGCAGAAAAACACATCAGAGCCTGCAGTTGTGCAGTGTGTTGCCATTGGTGCTAGGGAACAGCCTCCTCCATCAACCATAGGTGCTTCGTGTGTCTATGTGATGTTGAGACCGGACAAGAGGCTATATGTTGGAGTggtatttttctttaacatATGCTTATTAATTTTCAGATCATACTTGAAATAGCAGCCAACTAATTTACGTTAACATAGATGAGTTGCATCTTGCCACATCACGTCAGTAATGTTTATATTGTTccttatttaaaagaaaaaagtggtAATGTAAGGGCCATAATGATGCAATATGATTTACTTAATCTATTTTGTTATTTGGCATGATTATCTATGTTGAATTGGCTTCATCTCTTTGCTTTTATTGAAACCTTCTCTTAATAAATTGTACCATTTCCTTAATGTTCCTGCAGACAGATGATCTTGAGGGCCGAGTTCGTGCTCATCGATCAAAGGAGGGGATGCATAATGcttcttttctatattttatagttCAAGGAAAGAGCATTGCTTGCCAACTGGAAACTCTTCTAATCAATCAGCTCCCTTGTAAAGGCTTCCAACTGACTAACATGGCTGATGGTAAACATCGGAATTTTGGCACAACCAATCTCTCTCTTGAAAGCGTGTCTGTCACTTGATGCATCTGAGGACCTCAATTCCCactttttcaaagcatatctTTATGGAGATAAATGGTTTTCCTGGCGTATGTGTTAGAAAAAGTTACGTGGGAAGGTTTCCAAGGGTGGGGTGGGTGGCTGGGTGGGGAGGGGAGGGGGAGGTTTCCCATTGAATATATTGACAAGAAGATGAGGTAGAATTGAAGAGCAGTGGTTGCaacaattttgttttttgtcaGTTGCTTCACTTGCAGGGGATGCGGGTCACCCGCCGGGAAGAGGAGATGTTTCCTTGGATAAGTTGAGggtaaaattttgttatacaTTGATGTATTTTGCGATGTATCTAGTAGTGCCTGTATATTAATTGCTCTATAATtcatacaaatatatatatttctccCTGGTTTCACTTGTTTTATAGTTTAAATGGAATGAACTATGACCCCTCCGGAAATTTACAGGTTTCTAACGTGGTTTCACAGAATAGAGGCATAGAAGTGAAAGGAGTCATCTTATATATGTGCATTGGAAACTTGATGTCATTACCATTCTATAGAACATAGTGCAGCATTTCTTCCTGAAGATGCTTTAGGCATTCAGACATTTGatgttattcttttttttttttttttcgttcTCTTTTTACATCAAATTTTTGGTTCTTTACTGGAAGAGATCGGGTATGGATTGAACCCATAAATCCTATTTGCAATCACTTTCAATTTTGTCAATAAGATTACATAAAGTGGTAAAAGATGAAAATCTAGCATGGATCGTTTTAGATTTGTTAATTTCCCTTTTGCAACAATGAATCAATGGCTTTGGTTTTACGCAAATTACTGGAAATATTCAGTGTCATTGGCGTTTTATTCATGGCATCACTTGGCATTTCAACAGCAAATCATTTAATCAGTTTCACGTTTATCCAACCATTTGCATAAGCCACCCATACACCCACAACTCGTAGCATTCCTGtcgaaaataatatctttagtttttaaattgaGGGTTGAGTATGAGGTAAGAGGACAAACGGTAATCTCCAATCTCATAACGGATTCGATCTAGGACAGCAGTATTCATACATAATAGATCGGTGACGACAGAATTATGGATGTTCGGATGATCGATTACTGGACCAAAGTAATCACAATCTCGGGGCAAAGTGTAAGAAAATGtcaaattattcaatttgGTAGGTTAAGTGAGAAGTAATATTTCTGTCTCTAAAACTTCTATTTCTACCCGATAATCGCTTTAATCCTGTTATAGGATGATACGAGAGAACCATTGATATTTCTGTCACAAAAGGGATTAAACTATTTAATTCGGGACTGACTTcaaatgtaaaaaatatatattaatatttctaatggACTCTATGACTAAGCCTGAGGAACAATAGCTACATTTCAAGAATGtcattttttgtctttttctcttcttctgaATTTATTGCGTTTCGACTCAAACGaaacaaatcaaatatttGTTGGTTCGACTTTCTGCCTAAAACTGAACCGGAGCAACTCGAACCGCCCCTTCACTTGGTTGGTTGGAGTTGGCTTTTCAAAACAGACTGTTTTCAGTGTCCATTGTGGATGAGCTTTGTTAGGCTCTTCTTTTGTATCTCTTTGcccttctctctcttttctcctcACTTAATTACTCGTAAGTATCTCTGTATATGCTTTCATGTTTAGCCTTTTACTTCTCATTCCTTTTACTTGCTTGCAgcatttttaagtttttcttttaagtacGAATGCTTCTGTTTCTGAGCACACTTAAGAAGCATTCTGCCCGCTTTTTTGGTTATATGTTTccaatcaattatattattatagttctttCCCAATTATTAGCAAGAGTTGTCATCTGggttttcaataattttagcTCTGGTGTTAAATGTCAATTCAAAGTCTTAAACTTGTATTAGCTAGTGAGTCGTAATCAGGTTTTGAGCGTGAATTGGCATCTGGATATCCAATAATTTTAGTGCTATCATTCAAAGGCTTGAAACTTGTGTGAGTATAACATTTTCAAGTTTACAGCCTGAATTGTCATCTGGGTATCggattacttttatttttatgtttgtcaatatgaaacaTCTACTTTCCATTTTTACAATTCATTTCTTGACCATTGCAGCTTGCTTATTATCTGTTTGATGCTTTGCAGAGACAATTGTAGAATTCTTTGGTTTCTGAATTGGAGTAAATAATTGATCAAATATGGCTTCCACATTGTTTAGAAACATTCAAACCCACCCACTATTGCTGTATCCAACTTCATTCTTTAGAAGAAAGAGTAGTGTTTTCTACTGCACAGTGAATAGCACCAGTCCAACAGCCACTCAAGAAAAGCAGCAGTGTCCTCGAATCAAAGTTTCACCACAAACTCAGTCCAAGTCACTTGATAAACTTACAAAAGACTATGAGACaatcattggtatagaaaCCCATGTCCAACTCTCTACTTTAACCAAGGCCTTCTGCAGCTGCCCATACAACTATGGGGCACAGCCAAATTTCACTATCTGTCCCGTTTGTATGGGTTTGCCTGGTGCTTTACCTGTTTTGAACTCTAAAGTTATTGAATTTGCTGTGAAATTAGGCCTTGCACTTAATTGCAAGTTGTCTTTGAACTCAAAGTTCGACAGAAAACAGTACTTTTATCCTGACCTTCCCAAGGGATACCAAATATCTCAGTTTGATATACCAATTGCAACCAGTGGCTATGTTGATTTAGATCTTCCTGTGGAATTTGGTGGTGGACATAGGAGGTTTGGCATAACCAGGGTTCACATGGAAGAGGATGCAGGGAAGCTGCTTCATTCAGGAGGTGGAAGTTACTCACAGGAAATTACTTGGTTCTCTTAGCATAAATATAGTAAACTTCATATTGTTTCCTTGAtgtgtttgattcttcttttcttggatatattgtcaGTATCTGGTGCTATAGTATTGCTGTTCTTGTGATGTGATCTTATTTCATGCACTGGTTCTTTCATctgttattttttgaattaagcTTTATTATGACTTACTGTTAACTGGGATTTTCTATACTAGTTGATTGAACGTAAATTCattgtttttttcttaagtttgTATTTAAGAATTAGTAGAAGATTTAAGCTTCAGAGTAATAGGATTATTGACAATGTTTGTCATCTTTTGCAGGTTGATCTAAATAGAGCTGGGGTACCGCTGCTTGAGATTGTTTCTGAACCGGATATGAGAAATGGTATTGAAGCTGCAGAATATGCAGCAGAGCTACAGAGGGTGGTCAGGTATTTAGGTGTTAGTAATGGTAATATGCAAGAAGGTTCTCTCCGTTGTGATGTGAATGTCTCAATTCGACCAATTGGGCAATCAGAGTTTGGGACAAAGGTAGCTTACTGCTTTTTAGGAAAATCAAGAAATGTATGGCTTTATATTTTGAGTATTCAAGAGTTCATAGATTGAAAGCCAAACAGAATGAGTGACTACAATTTTCTGGTCCAAAAGATGTATGTTTTATCATGACATAACATTAATTGTACTTTATAGAACTAAAGTAGGTGCATATGTGTGTGAAGGAAGTAAGTAAATATTCTGgctcttttaaaaatttagcaTTTCTTGTGTCCATTGTGATTGAAGTAGGTAATAAgctttgcattttcttttatacacATATACAGGCGCACACACATCTTTTGTATATTATGCactgaagaaaataaattgctCTGTAGAAGTCTATTCAACTTTATTTCTTCATTGCTGTCATACTTGCCTATGTTGAGAGGACTGTCGGATTTCCCTCTGAAGTCAATGTACTTTCTTTTGAATGTCTCTTTGCtctaaaagatatataaaaatgtcttatacattttttttaagttgACGAACTATATTACACCTAGTTACATTTGATTATCTTGCTTTTGCAGGTtgagataaaaaatttgaattcgTTTTCATCGATTAATAGGGCCATTGATTTTGAGATATCAAGGCAAGTTCTTCTCCACAGTCAAGGCCAAAGCGATTCAATTGTACAAGAAACTCGTCTTTGGGAAGAAGGCGCTCAggttataatatatattcctTTTCCCTTTTCCTAACTCAACCAGTGTAAGAAAATGACCAGCTTATCAATAGTTACTCACATTCCCCTTTTGACTGTTTAGAAAACAGTTACAATGAGGAAAAAGGAAGGGCTTTCTGATTATCGATATTTCCCTGAACCAGACCTTCCAGAAGTTGTTCTCACTGAAGAATATGTTGACAGTATCCAAAGTTCCTTGCCAGAACTTCCAGAGACAAAGCGTCGGAGGTATGAGAACATGGGCCTAAGCATGCAGGATGTTCTTTTCCTTGCAAATGACACGAGTGTAAGTCTTCACCATAGTTCAAAAAGGCCTGCATAGCATGTTTGCTGGGTGTTATTGTTATGGGTGTCTAGAATCTCTTTATCTATATGGCaacagttaaaaaaaaaaaaaaaaaagaaagaaaaagaaaaagagttcATGTTAGCTTACTTAGAACCACCATGTAAAGGTTATGAGAAAATGGCGTAGGTGCCCTAAGAAATACATACAACTTAATTCTCAAGAATTTAGTGAGATGCTATTTTTCCCTGAACTTTGTCTAGACCTGATAAAAAGAAAGCAGCATACATGGAATGCATCGGGAATTGCTGAAAGTCTCAAATTTTCATGTGTAAAAATCAAGTGGCATACACTTTTAGGATAAGTATCTGACTGTAAGCAACCCTCAATAAATGATGCCTGCCTTCTAGAAATTCTTGTGGTTGTTGAAATACAGTGTCTCCTGGCAAAATATCATGGTGGAATGATCTAATGCAGAATTTCATTCACTGGATGAATGTTTTAGGTTGCAGAATTTTTTGACGCAACTATTGCACAAGGTGCTCAAGTGAAGCTGGCTGCCAATTGGATAATGGGTGATATTGCTGCCtatatgaaaaatgaaaaggtgTCTATAAATGAAATCAAGCTTACTCCTAAAGAGTTGGCTGAGCTCATTGCTTCAATCAAAGGTGGGATTATTAGTGGAAAGATTGGGAAAGAGGTAGGTCTGCTTCAATATGAATACTCATGTTCAAACATCTTTACAATCCTAATGCCCCATTTCTTTGCTGTTgtaaatctttctttttcttttttctctttaggttttattttttagtatctACAGGTCGCATCAGTCTGGTTAGGAGTACAAGTCACTGGATGTATGATGTGATTCTCTTTATTCATGAGAATTTTTCCCGTTATTACTTGCAGATTTTATTTGAGCTTATTGCAAAAGGTGGCACTGTTAAGGGactgataaaagaaaaggatctTGTTCAGGcaagtttttctttctcacaGTATCTACTTCAAAAAGGCATATTTGAACTTCTTTAGTCTCCGATGTGTTCTTTGATATTCAAGTAAAGTTATCATGGTTATTGAAAGCCTTAATGAGGCTCTAAGTAATTTGCACCCAGCTTGCATGAGCAGCTAGGTTCAATTGAACTTCACACCTCTGAAAGTTTCAGATATTTTTCATCAACTGATGTGGTAAAGCAGAGATAATATTTTGTGAATGATTCAAAGTGCTAacacaattacataaaatCATGAGGAGAGGAACATTATGAGCCAGGTTATGGTCTCTTACATGTTTCGGAAAATAGCAGATTGTAGATCCTGCTGAGATTGAGAAAATGGTGGACAAAGTGCTGTCTGAGAATCCAAAGCAGTTGGAACAATATCGTGCAGGCAAAACTAAGCTTCAAGGTTTCTTCGCAGGCCAGGTACAAAATGGCATTTCTTTATGTCCTCtttgcttaattttttttttcctaacgACTCTTGTACACTTGAAAGACTAACTTGaccattaaatttattttcaggtGATGAAAGCATCAAAAGGTAAAGCAAATCCGGGACTTCTGAACAAGATCcttcaagaaaaattaaatgcaaAAAGCTGAGACTTTGTAGGTGACTATCTTCTTGATGATCTTGATTTTCATATTCTCCCGTGTTAGATCATGAAATTTGAGTCTTTCATTGGTGTAGTTGGAGATACACTAATCTTGACCTGCTGACGGGAAGCCACTGCTGATCCAAGGACGTGATTTTGCCAGCATTGCCATCTTGCGAACTGGTTACCAACATGGAGAAGCAAATTTAGGCCTGACATGGATACATAAATTGATAGCATTTGGTTGGATTATGATTTATAGTACCATGCCTGATGATGGATATAATTGCATGAAGGATCAGTAGATTTTGGCAAATTATGgtagtaatttcattagttttGCTACAAGTTAATATCAAGCTGCAACTTCATCTTGTTTTGCACTCAAAAAGGAATTCGTACATACCAACTCAAAATAAtgtaattgttttttcttcttcttcacttACGTTTACCAAGTTGTCATTTTGTGGATCGACATGCTTGctagcatttttatttttagtgaagaaaaactattttttattacctGGCCGCCAAAAATGCAAGTAACCATGTCATAACTAGAAAGTAACGTAACTTCTATCATAACAGCAAGTAGCCCCTTGAAACTCCTCATTACCCTGGCAGCCATTACCTATTGGTGGCATTACTTCACTGTGCCTCAAAGTATTCAGAGAACTGCTTGTCCTTGCCTACATTAATGTGGCACTGTCTACCTTCAATTAACTCTTATTTGAACGCAGTATAAGAATACAATCGCCTTCCTGTAATTAACACAATGTAATTCTTGTTGTCAAATAAGTTGAACAGCTCATGTAGAAGTAATAATTTTGTAACATAACTATTCGTTGCTAGCTCCTATCACCAATAACTATTATTGGTAGCTATTATCACCAATTCTTATGCTACCACACTGAAATGAAACCTTATACAGTCCTACGGGTGTTCGGTCCCGAGATTTGatgtaattgaaaattttttctcacttaacatatatattaaagtgtttggtaaaaacttaaaaaatagaaacaaagcTGATAGCTGATTTAATTTCAATCAGCTACTGGTTGTATTAACTCTATTTtagaactttttcttattaactgatagttgatttgatatatttatttatttggatattattatctttataaaaacttattattaaattgatctcatataattaaatttttgattgagctaaaaaaaatataaatataattgagctaaaaaaattaactataatatttttaattattataagttatttttattaatttatatcattaaataataatataatacattTAACGATAAATTATACCATCAATAGTAGTTTAACATACTAATAGCAAACGCTGATAAAGTTTTTACCAAAcggtttaatttatcagcCATCAGAGCCAACTACCGACCACCAACTACCAACTGCATTGATCAGCCAAATCAAATAAGCTTTTAGATTTTGATATTAACAAGCTGCATTTTTTCGTTACCTGAATAAAGCTGCAGtaactagaaaaaaaaaagtgaattaTAGAGTGTTATAATTAGagaaactttttaatatcattatatatttatttaaaaaaggtttataaaatttaaatcaaattttacataaaatattttattatgtaacttttatataaaattacatattaatatattttatataaatttcttaaaagaaatttttatatagattaatttaaaattttataatttttattgaatgcatacataaaaatattagaaagtcaATATCCACCGCACCATTTTAGAATTCACCTAAAAAGGCCCTTttggtgttttttttttttaaattttagcaaACCAGTAATTTGCGCTTATGATTACATTATCTGTCTTAATACAAGTTTTAAAAATGGAGTTGCTGGGATTGAATAAAGGTCTTGAATTACTGAAGATAAATCACCACCGACAAAAGGAAAATACCATCTTATTTTTGTCTGAGCTTGTCACCTGTATCTTTTtactaaattactttttaatttttaagattaagagataatttgttttaaaaaaaaattaagagataattttataaatttattatatatcatattaGGTGGACaagaatagagaaaaaaataacattactCCTCACAAATAAAGTCAAGTTTTTCATGGCCTTATTTAATCCCTAAACCACCAAAGTACTTATATGTGGTTTTCACATCCATTTCAATGTAGagattgtaaataaaataggTAATAGCATACCATAATTTTATTCTGAAAAggtaatttgagttaaatataactctatgttaataatttgtagtatttaattatttatccgAATCCTTAATGAATTTGGACTGCTCCAGAcccctctctttctctctctatatatatatatatccgaCACTTGATTTGAGCAAGAAGATATCAAGTCTTTCAGTAGACACGACAATGGCGATTAAAAGAACTCTTTCTACTGATTCTAAGTCTATTTCCACTACCAAACTAAGACTTCCTTCTACCATCGAATCAAACTGGTCTGATCTTCTTCCCGAACTCTTATATTAATCCTTTCGAAAGTGTCTTTTGCGCAAATCATTCGCTTCACAGCAGTTTGTTCTTCTTGGCGTCGTGCCGCAGAATCGTTT from Ricinus communis isolate WT05 ecotype wild-type chromosome 9, ASM1957865v1, whole genome shotgun sequence harbors:
- the LOC8265717 gene encoding DNA mismatch repair protein MSH1, mitochondrial isoform X3, whose protein sequence is MEISIGRCCSSSQSFHVRFCFAEYVGDFYEAIGIDACILVEYAGLNPFGGLRTDSVPRAGCPVVNLRQTLDDLTRNGYSVCIVEEVQGPTQARSRKGRFISGHAHPGNPYVFGLAGVDHDLDFPEPMPVVGISRSASGYCIVSVLETMKTYSSEDGLTEEALVTKLRTCRYHHLFLHASLRHNSSGTCRWGEFGEGGLLWGECNARHFEWFEGDPFTELLFKVRELYGLDDGIAFRNVTVPSDNRPRPLHLGTATQIGAIPTEGIPCLLKVLLPSNCTGLPVLYVRDLLLNPPAYEIASTIQASCKLMSSITCSIPEFTCISSAKLVKLLELREANHLEFCRIKNVLDEILHMHRNSELNEILKSLMDPTWVATGLKIDFETLVNECEWASGRICEMISLDGEHDQKLSSYSVIPIDFFEDMESLWKGRVKRVHIEGECAEVDRAAHALSSAVTEDFLPIISRIKATTAPLGGPKGEILYARDHDAVWFKGKRFAPSVWAGTPGEEQIKQLKPAMDSKGRKVGEEWFTTIKVEDALRRYHDASEKAKARVLELLKGLSAELQTKINILVFASMLLVIAKALFAHVSEGRRRKWVFPTLIALDTSKDIKSLDRANGMKLIALSPYWLDAAEGNAVHNTVDMQSLVLLTGPNGGGKSSLLRSICASALLGICGFMVPAESATIPHFDSIMLHMKSYDSPADGKSSFQVEMSEIRSLIAGASSRSLVLIDEICRGTETAKGTCIAGSIVETLDKIGCLGIVSTHLHGIFDLPLDTKNTMYKAMGTEYVDGQTKPTWRLRDGICRESLAFETAKREGIPETIVQRAEDLYFSAYAKQVSPERLEDNIRQFCSGGPPKEATAGSFHDNTKSAKKMEVIEKKDVETAITIICQRKLIELYKQKNTSEPAVVQCVAIGAREQPPPSTIGASCVYVMLRPDKRLYVGVTDDLEGRVRAHRSKEGMHNASFLYFIVQGKSIACQLETLLINQLPCKGFQLTNMADGKHRNFGTTNLSLESVSVT
- the LOC8265715 gene encoding glutamyl-tRNA(Gln) amidotransferase subunit B, chloroplastic/mitochondrial, whose amino-acid sequence is MASTLFRNIQTHPLLLYPTSFFRRKSSVFYCTVNSTSPTATQEKQQCPRIKVSPQTQSKSLDKLTKDYETIIGIETHVQLSTLTKAFCSCPYNYGAQPNFTICPVCMGLPGALPVLNSKVIEFAVKLGLALNCKLSLNSKFDRKQYFYPDLPKGYQISQFDIPIATSGYVDLDLPVEFGGGHRRFGITRVHMEEDAGKLLHSGGGSYSQVDLNRAGVPLLEIVSEPDMRNGIEAAEYAAELQRVVRYLGVSNGNMQEGSLRCDVNVSIRPIGQSEFGTKVEIKNLNSFSSINRAIDFEISRQVLLHSQGQSDSIVQETRLWEEGAQKTVTMRKKEGLSDYRYFPEPDLPEVVLTEEYVDSIQSSLPELPETKRRRYENMGLSMQDVLFLANDTSVAEFFDATIAQGAQVKLAANWIMGDIAAYMKNEKVSINEIKLTPKELAELIASIKGGIISGKIGKEILFELIAKGGTVKGLIKEKDLVQIVDPAEIEKMVDKVLSENPKQLEQYRAGKTKLQGFFAGQVMKASKGKANPGLLNKILQEKLNAKS